The following is a genomic window from Elusimicrobiota bacterium.
CACCCCGCCGCAACTCGCAGGACCCATCGGGGTTGTCAACGGCCACAGCCGGTATCGCCGGCGCGGGCCAACGCCGGGATGATGTCTCGGGACAGGCTGTAAAACCGCGCAAGCCGATTCAACGAGGCCTGCTGCCGATTTTCCGTCGGACACTCCCGACCGGAGGCTGTTTCATCAGGGCTTATTGCGTCGCGCGACGGATTTTCCCCGGACAGGAGTGGTCCGGACACAGTCCTTTCGGTAGCGGGCAACAGTCCGTCCCCGAACTGGCGAGCCGAAGGCGCCATCCTTCGTGCAACCTATCGGATGGGTTCTGCCGCCCCGCTTCGCGGGTCGGTTGCGCCCGGCAGACGGCCGCCGGGCGCTCGCAGAACGGACTTTATCAGCAGCCTGCTAGCCCTTCTTGGCCGCCTTGTGTATGGCTGCGTCCACCTTCAGGCGCGCGGGGTCCGCGCCCTTGACCATGACTGCGACCTCATCGAGCAGCTGATAGGGCTTGGCCTCTTCCCCGCGCAGAGTGATCTCCACCGGCAGCTCCCGGAGCTGGATCACAGTCTCGGCATTGCGCCCCGGCCGCACCATCTTGACATAGCCCGTGAACTGCCGCCCCTTGTTCTCCGGCTTGGCCAATTCATAGACGGACATGAACTCATCCACCTCGTGGTCCATCTGCCGAGCCGCCTGCTCCCGGCCGTTGAGATGCTGCAGGTACTCCTCCAGGCTCGCGAAGCCCAGGACCTTCATGTCCGCCAGCATGGCCTCGTAGGCCGCCTTGGGATCCGAGCCTTCCAGGTAGGCCTCGAGCAGAGCCCGGTTGTACATGTCCGAGAACCGCCGGATCGGCGTCGAAGGATGGTCGTAGGCCTTGGCTTCCAGAGCCAGCCCCTCATGGCCCTCGGCGTCGTCGGCCGAGTAGAGGGCCGAGCTGCGGCTGCGCAGGGCCAGGATCTGCGCCGTCTCCTTCACCTCGGCGGAGAGGTCCTGGCGCTGGCGCAGGCCGGCCAGATACTGCCATAAAGTCTCGTTCTCCGGCCACGGGACCCCGATGGAGGAGAGTTCCTTGCGCAGGCGCTCGTTGACCCGCTCCTCCTGGGCCGGATGGATGCGGCTGATGTGCGGCACGCCGGCGTCCTTGGCGATGGCCTCCAGGCGCACGGCGATGGCCCGGTTCCCATAGACCTTGAGCTCTTCGATGAGCCGGTGCGACTCCTGCGATGAGCCGGTGCGACTCCTGCACCTGCGGATCGTGCTCGACTACGAACGTGCCCCAGCGGCCGTCGGGCCCCTTGCGATGCTCGGTCTCGGTGAAGCTCAGCTCCAGCTTGCCCCGGGCCTCGTCGGTGCGGTGCAGCTTGGCGGAGAGCTCCCGGGCCAAGGCCACCTGGTCGAAATGGATGATGCCGTGCCCCGCCTGCCCCTTCCAGAGCGCGCCCACTTGGTCGTAGGTGTAGCGGCCCTGCACGCGCACCAGGCCCAAAAACACTTCGGACTCTCCGAGCAGGAACTCGCCGGAGGCGCTGAAGCGCATCTTGGACACCATGGCCAAGGAGTCCTTGCCCGCCAGCAGGCTCGACACGGACTTGGACACCACCGGATGGTTCATGGGGAATTCCGAGACCCCGTCCTTGTCCACCGAGTAGAAGGTGTTGCCGATGCGGGCCGCGGCGCGGAAGGCCGGGGTGCCGGGCTTGACGTACTGGGCCACGTCGGCCGTGGCCAGATACCAGGTGTAGCTGCCGTCGGCCTCCTTGGTCACGTAGTAGGCGTCGTCGAGGTCGCCCGCGCCGACCGGGTCTATGGTGATGAAGGGCAGCTTGCGCAGGTCCTCGCTGCGGCCCTTGGCCGCCTGCATGCGCTTGAAATCAGCCTCCGGGTCCTGCTCCCGGCCCACTGCCTCGGCCTGCCGGATGACCGGCTCCTCGAAGTAGCCCCGCGCGCCGTGGCGCAGGGCGATCTCGCGCGCGGCGATCTCGGGGGTGAGCTGTGAGCCTAGGTCCAGGAGCGGCACGGCTTCATAGCCCGCGGCAGCGGGCTTCACGAAGACCTGCAGGATGGCGCCTTCTTTGGCGGCGCCCGATATGGGCATGGGAGCGTAGAGGGATTTTGCCGAGTCGCCGGAGAAGAGCGGGGCCAGCATCAGGTTCTCACCCACGCGGCTGACCCGGCCGATGATCACGTCGGCCGCGTAGGCCCCGACAGGCTTGATGCCGCGCACGCCCTTCTCGTCGAAAGCCACGTCCACCACCGTCTCGTTCACCACTCCCTGAGCCAGCCGGTCGGGCACGCGCACCGCCTTCTGCACCTCCATGCCTTCCGCGTTCAGGGTTGGGAGCATCACGTAGGCGCGGTCGAAGCGGCGCAGGAGCATGGCGCGGGTCTTTTGGATGTTCGCGTCTTCCGGCAGCTCGGCCGCCACGCGCTGAGCGCCCGCCTCCTCAAGGCCTGCGGGCAGGGCCTTGGCGCCTTGGGCGTAGAGATAGGCGTCGCCGCGCTCGGCCGGTTTGGGGCCGTTGGTGGTGAAGCGCTCCAGCATCTCCAAGGTGAGCTTTCCCGGGGCGGAGGGATCCGCCGCGGCCTGGGTCTTCGCGCCCGGATAAGCCGCGGCGACCACTTCGACGCCGGTGGTCTTCTTGAAGAACTCCAAGGCGGCCTTGGCGAAATCCTCGCGCGACATGCCCCGCAGGGACAAGCCCACCGCATAGGCTCCCTTCTCGTCCGGCCGGGCCGAGACCTCGGGCCGGCCCAGGCCGAGCCTGCGCGAGAGCCGTTGGGCCACGCGCGAGACCGCGTCCGCCGCCTGTGCGCTGTTGCGGGCGCGCAGGTAGAGCCAGGCGTCGACTTGGCGGAGCTGGGGGGACGGCGCGGCCTCGGCGATCTTGAGGGAGGGCTCGGCTCTGAGCAGCGCTTCGCGCAAGGACTTCTCGGCCGCGGCGGCGTCCGCGCCGGGAGCCAGCTGCAAAGTGACCTGATAGGCGTTGGTCCCTTCCGCGCGCTGCCAGGAGACCGCGGTCTTGTCCACGCGCAGGCCTTTGGCCGTCAGGCGCTTGACCGCCTCCGCGACCAGGCTGCGGGCCTTCCATTGGCGCAGGGCGGTCGTGAAGCGCAGGCTGACAGCCGGAGCCGAAGGCGCGTCTATGACGGCCAGGACCGCTTCCTGGGGCTTGGTGAAGACGGGGGCCGCGGGCTTCTCTTTCTTGAGCGCTTCGAGGGCGATGGGCTTTCCTTCCGCCTTGGCCTCGGTGTAGACCTTGGCCGCGTAAGCCAGGCGGTTCCAGGAGCCCTCGCTCATCAGGTCCAGGAAGTTCTTCGGCTCCATGAAAGGGTTGTCCACGGTCCAATGCTGGCGCGCCTTCTTGAGACCGCGGGGCTGGCCGCTGGGCTCAGTGCCGGCATCCAGGACGCGGGCCATGAGCTTGTCGAAGCCGCCTGTCTGCATGACCATCTGCTCGACGCCGACTCCGCTGGGGCCGCCCTTCCAGGGCTTGTAAGAGCCGATGGCGGTGGTGAAGAGCCGCTTGGCCAGGCGGATGTCGCGCAGGACCTGCTCAGCGGCCGCGGGCCCGCCCGAGCGGCGCACCGCGGCGAGCTGGGCGTCGAAATAGCCGGGATAGTCGTTGGCGTACTCGGAGCGGCGCGTGAAGCTCACGTCCGCGTCTATGAGCAGGCCCGCGGGGCCGCTGACGTGCACCGGGATCATGTAAACGCCCTCGGCGTGCTTGCCGTCGGCCGGGTCGTTGAGCGCCACCGGGCCTTCCACCTTCACCGTGGTCTCCACGCCCGGGAACAGGAAAGCGGTCTCGCGCTTGACGCTCTCGGCCAAGGCGGCCTTGAGGGCGGGCAGGTTCGACTTGACCGCCGCGTCAGCCTGCTCGTCGCTCCAGTCCCGCGGCAGGCGGGCCATGAGGTCGTAGTCCGGATTGTCCTCGCTGTGGGTCAGGCGCGCGGAAGAGCCCCGCGAGCGGACATCGATCAGCGCGCCTTTGAAGACCGAGCCCGCGGCCATGGCCACGGCTTTTTCGAGCGCGGAGCTGGTGGCGCTGACGCGGGCGAGCTCGGCGGGTGTGAAATCGATGCCTGAGACCTGGAGTATGCCTTGGTCCGAGGTTCCAGCGGCCTTCTCTCCGGTGAGCTGCTGGAACTGCTTCTCGGCGCTGTCGCGGCCGCCGTCAGCTCCGGGCTTGGCCAGGGCCTTGCCGATTTCGGCGACGTTGTCCGTGAGAGCCTGGACCTTCTGGCTGAAGACCGGCTGTTCCGGAGCGGCCATGGGGATCGGGGCGGCGAGCAGGCTCGGGGGCAATGCCGCAGGAGCGGCGAGCACTTTTGGGACCAGGGAGAGCTTGGGAGAGGCCTGCAGAGAGGGGGCCCGCAGCGAGAGGGAGGGCAAGGAGAGCGCCTGCGGCGGGCCGGACTGGACGAGCACCGCGGGTCCGGTCTGGACCGGGGCCGCGACCACGACGGAGCGGGTCTGCGCGGCGAAAGCGGGAGAGAGGGGGCTGGAAGCGAGCAGGACGGCCAGGAATGTACGCAACGCGCGCATGCGATAGTGTAGATGCCGCATACGTTTCCTTAAAGGGTCATATGGGCCCCTCGGGTTGGGCCTTTTGGCCGGCCTTCAGCCGGTCAGCCATTGAAAGGCGGGGGGGAAATTGATAAACCATCTATGGGCCGTACCAGATCGGGGAATGGAGACACCATGAAAACACTGAATCTTCTGTTGCTGGGCTCGCTCTTGGCGCTGGCGGGCTGCGCGGCTCACAATATCCGGGAAGGCGGCGACTGCAAAGCCGACGGCGACTGCGTCAAGCCGCTGGCTTGCGCCGGCGGGACCTGCGTGCGCGAGCATTTCTCCGCCGGCCACAAGTGCGAGATCGACGCGGACTGCATGGGCACCAACCGCTGCATAGACCGCAAGTGCCAGTAGGCTGATCCCCTTCGAAGTCAAAGCCTGACGCCGGCTCTCGGCGGCAATGTCCAATGTCAAGACCTGACCCCCGAGGGTCAGGCCGCTTCTTCCATCTGCGGCGGGACCGGCAGCGGCTCCTGCAGGGCGGGCGGCAAGGGCACCACGACCTTGGATCTCCAGCGGCCCGTGGCATAATACCCGGCGGAGAGGGCCAATCCCACCGCCCAGGCGATGGGCACGCCCCACCAGATCCCATCGGTCCCGATGCGGCCCGCGAGCCAGGTCGAGATCGGGATGCGGATCAGCCACAAGGACAGGATGGTGATGAACATCGGTATCAGCGTGTCTCCGGCTCCGCGCAGGACTCCCGTGAGCACGAACATGCTCGAGAAGACCACGTAGAAGCCGCCCACGATCAAGAGGTAGCGGGCCCCGATGGCCACCACGTTCGGGTCCGCGTTGAAGAGGGCGATCAAGGGCTTGCCGAACAAGATCACCAGTACCGTGGTGGCCGCCGAGAACGCCCCCGAGATGAGCAGGGCCGCCCTCAAGCCGTGCTTGACCCGGCCCAGCTTGCCCGCCCCCAGGTTCTGGCCCGTGAACGTGGACACCGCCGCGGACAGGTTCATGGCCGGCAGCACCGCGAAAGCGTCGAGGCGGCCCGCGGCCGTGTAAGCCGCGATCGCGTCCGTGCCGAAGGCGTTGACGATGCGCGCCAGCGCCATCATCCCCGTGGCCACCAGGACCTGCTGCACACCCGTGGGCAGGCCGATGGCCAGGCCCTTCTTGAAGATGTCCCAGTCGAAGGCCAGCCCCTTCCACCTCGGCCTGACCACCGTGTGGGAGCGGTTCAAGTGCGCCACGCCCAGCACGCAGGCCACCGCCTGCGCGAGCACCGTGGCCCAGGCCGA
Proteins encoded in this region:
- a CDS encoding RNB domain-containing ribonuclease, whose product is MAVRLEAIAKDAGVPHISRIHPAQEERVNERLRKELSSIGVPWPENETLWQYLAGLRQRQDLSAEVKETAQILALRSRSSALYSADDAEGHEGLALEAKAYDHPSTPIRRFSDMYNRALLEAYLEGSDPKAAYEAMLADMKVLGFASLEEYLQHLNGREQAARQMDHEVDEFMSVYELAKPENKGRQFTGYVKMVRPGRNAETVIQLRELPVEITLRGEEAKPYQLLDEVAVMVKGADPARLKVDAAIHKAAKKG
- a CDS encoding MATE family efflux transporter; the protein is MKDLTTGPEGRLILNFAVPMLIGNVFQQSYSVVDSVIVGQAIGKSALAAVGASFPILFLLIALSIGVTMGFSILISQYYGAKQMQKVQRAVDTSLVFVFFASLVIAAVGIRLSRPALMMLRTPVELLDQATVYLQILFAGMLFLFGFATISGILRGLGDSKTPLYFMIVSTVLNIILVMLFVLVCHWGVAGSAWATVLAQAVACVLGVAHLNRSHTVVRPRWKGLAFDWDIFKKGLAIGLPTGVQQVLVATGMMALARIVNAFGTDAIAAYTAAGRLDAFAVLPAMNLSAAVSTFTGQNLGAGKLGRVKHGLRAALLISGAFSAATTVLVILFGKPLIALFNADPNVVAIGARYLLIVGGFYVVFSSMFVLTGVLRGAGDTLIPMFITILSLWLIRIPISTWLAGRIGTDGIWWGVPIAWAVGLALSAGYYATGRWRSKVVVPLPPALQEPLPVPPQMEEAA